Sequence from the Cucumis sativus cultivar 9930 chromosome 1, Cucumber_9930_V3, whole genome shotgun sequence genome:
AAAAAGGTAGATTTAGAAAGAAACGTTCGATAACGttattgtttcttatttcatgatttcttttttattagaaaaaaaacctttcATACTTAGTCTCGGTCAACAAAATGATCGCTCGAAAAACTGAACCGAACCAAACTAAACCGAACGTTTTGGTTTGCCATTGATTTATTGGATGCAGTTGGATGTGTTGTTGAAAGGGTTAGGGTTTACACAAAAGAAGGCAGATTCTCAAGTAAGATGGGCAGTTTTAAACACTATTTTGATACTGCGACGCCATGAAAGTGCAAGAGCTAAGCTTGCTGATGCTATGTCTTCCGGAAAATCGGTAGGAAATTGTATTGACGTTGTAGAGAACAGTATTCATCTTCCTGACCTTTAACGTAATTAAGCACTTGCATGTTttggagtgattttgaaaaagtcaattaaaatcacttttttcttctttcataatttcaatttttattttgaatggtTAGATgtgtttttttgaaagaaaaaattgaatgtttcGACTCAAGGGTGAGTTAAAATGTCATTTTGGTCGTTGTGATTTAatctatttcattttagtatcgttttactttcaataaatcttaaaaatagtgtttgatttttttcatttgaaaatattcacataatgtattttcttttcttgcaaaatgaataaaaagaaatcaaaagtaCATAAACTAAAGTTAAGAATTATGAATGTACACGTACAAAGAATAAGTTTATGGAGATTGAATATATTGATACCGCTAAAATTGAATGGAAGGAACCATAAtgagattaaaaaatttggagGAAAGACAAAGCTCACTCTTTATCATCTCAGGCTAAACTAAATCGTTACAAAGTTGAAAGCATCCGTAAAAGTTTAGCAACCAAAAGGGATTCTTAATTCTTAACCCCTTTTCTAACCTAGCTCCAAACTtggacttttaaatttgtaaaatgtttttcttcaacccaattaatcaaatgatttaatatcaaatatataaaattaatcattGAAGATAGCAAAGGCATTAGGTATGGTGGTATGATTCTCGCTTTGGGTGCAAGAGGTCTCAAGTTTGGTTCTCCGAATGTACCATTTCGATCTTTGGAAGAATTCCAGAAAAAGTTTCCTCTCActatcattattgttattattgggtttgaaatagtaaaatattccACTCTAAACTTGTTCAAATGGTTCAACGCTAGAAGATTCTCATCCTCGTAATTTGATCGGCTAACAATCTAAGTCAACTAAAATGGAGATAGGGGTAATTGACAAGCATGCCTTCAATGCATCATCTCCAACATTCATGAGCTAAAGGATGAGCATAGAACTCCAAATATTTGCAACTTGCTCCAATAATCATATGCCACTATGATCTTTTTGCTCGTCCTACGTCAAGCCTCACCACTCTTTTACTGAACAATGCTAGGAGAGCAAGtgtcactacaagaaatcaaagaaCTTTAACACCACAAAAGACGTCAAGGAACCATGCGTCGAAGCTGACCTTGCATCGACGAACGTATaaagattaatttaatatgtacACTTTTCCCGACATGTGGCAGAGGGACGTCGAGaaaaggttaaataataattaaacatttaaacttTCTTCGACGTCCCTCTACCACATGTCGAGGAAAGTGGAAAATAGTCATTACAATTTCCTCGACGTGCTGAGTGCTGACAACATGTATCGATGAACGTTTTCCCGTCGTCGACGTGATCTACGTTGGGAAGTATCCCGACGTACCTTCCGACGTTGGAGTAACCTTCCCCGAAGTGGGACAGCGTCGTGAAAGATcctatttcttgtagtgtgtCTTATTTGATgatcatttggtttttaattttttaaaattaaggcTATTGGTCGTCGTTCTACCTCTAagtttcataatattttacttCATAACTCTTTTCCTCCTCCAAATGCACTCGAAGCGTGAAGCTGGGGGAAAATACTATCTAAAAgtcattttttcaaatcaaatgacaTCAAAGAACCCTAATAAGATGCCAAAACTATAATGACATGAACAAGGTCAAAGACTTTAGGGAATGCCCAAACTACGATAGCACGGTctaaatttgttcaatttgtAAACTCTAGCTGATCTTTTCAAAGTTATGATTTACTCTGAAGAAAGTCCAAACTGAAAGCAACTTCAAAAACATCATTacccaaaaaacaaaaacaaaaagaatagtAAAACAGACGTGGGTAAACATGGGAAGATCAGAACTCAGGTGAATTTAGTGGTTACATGTAAAAAGGCACTCCATCTTCTCCCCTCCTCTCCATACATGAACATTTTATCAGCAGCATAGTAAAAACCCTTTTTCCAAATGCCAACAGGGCAGATGAAATTCTCTCTATGACTCTACTCCTACACTAAAATGttggaaaatcaaatttacaatttctGCTTTTGCAGATCAATCTTCAAATTAGAACCAAGATATTAAGCTCCCAAACACCCTCATTCATCTTCTTGCTTCCCTTTGATCATAGCATTAATCTAATAGGAGATGCCTACCGACCTCTTTCATCTACCTCCCAATATTAGAGGTTTGAGCAAAAAGTTCTTCAGCTAGCAACTTCGATGGAATTTGTAGATAGATGGCTTCCTGAAAAAGAGCATGGAACAGCGCTCCAGAGTTTTCTAGAACaaagtaaaaagagaaagataagAAATCAACTGGGGCTGTTCTCATTTTTACACTGAGATGAATACTTCCCATTCtgtaaaccaaaatttgatttcaacttCCGAGATTCAGATTTCCTGCTCTCCACATCTTCCATACGTTAACCTGCATTTTTCTTGCTCAAATCTCTAGGTGATTTTCTAATTCTAAGGCATGTTGTTCCTCTCAAACCACTACTTTCACCATGTTTCTTTGGAGTGCTCGTTCCTCCATTTTGATGAATTGCACTACTTTCCTTGTGTGTTGATAGGCCATTTCGACTTCCATCTCTACTTCTATTATCTTCTGGCACAAACTTATCTACCTGTGCATCGCTTTCTGTCAGGTTTAACTTTCTTGGAGATTTTCGCACAGTCGTTGGGACCTCACTATTTGGATGACTCTTCTTTAGGTTACTCTTCTGAATTTTTGCAGCCTCGTTATTATCAAGAACAATCACTTCCACTTTCTCTTTAGGGGATTTAAAACCATGAGATGAATCAGTTTTTCCAGAAGAAGCAGGAGCATCATTAGTCTCCTCCTTGACATTATTAAGATCAACATGTTCATCATTAATATTAGGGGGAAGAGCAGCAGGATCTAATTCAAATGATCCTTTTGGAAcaccttttctttcctttcctgTCATTCTAACCGAAGGAATTTGATGAGAAAATCTGTACAACTCATTAGGTGGAATCTTAAAGGAGTTTTGTCTATGCTTCTCGGTAGTATGAAACAAGCAGACAAAATCTTTGACCTTGTCCATGAAAGCAACCGATATACCGACACCTTCAACATAATCTGACAAGATCTCAACaaactcaaattcaaaagCTACATGTTTTTCAGGTTCAGAGCTCCATCTAATATCCCAGTCCTTGAAAAGAGCCCAAGTTTCTCCTTTTCTGGGATACATAAAGTAAGAACTCTTTGATGCCCCCTGCTTGGGGCAATGTACCATATGAGAGAACATGGGAAGCTCAGCAGTTAGCTCAGATCCTCCTAGTGTATACTTGCCACAAGCTATTGGCAATTCTGCATCACACCATTCAATTTCACCTTTGTCATCAGGATGTGGTTCAAACCAGCTAATCTGGAGCTTGAATTCAGGAGAGAACACCTTTCTAATGCGGGCATAAAATCTTGGCATGCCATCAACAGTATCATAAATAGCCCATACCTGATTGACTGCAAAACAATCTTTTCCTTTATCCGTATCAAAATCGCTAAACTCAGGATCAGCACACACCAAAACATGTACTCCTCCTTGCAAACCATTTTCCTCTGTATCAACAATCTCAGTTTTGgatttgttatcatttttatCTGACCCGTTTTTCCCTTCTCTCAATACTTCCTCACATTTGGGTTTTCTGTTGGGCGAGTCTTCTGGATGGGGAGGCAGTACTTCCTGTTTCATGCCCTTGGCAGATGCTTCAACATTTGAAGTTGCATCTTTCATCTCCTCTTTCAAGTCTGTAGATGCAGTGCCACTTGACTTATTTGGACTCTGTAAACTGTCATCATCTTCATTTAAGTATTTCCTGTATGAAACCTGTCTTTTGTTCCTTGTAGATCTCCTTTGACAATTGTCTCTACTCAGACCAGGATCCTTCTCAGATACATTGtcaacttcaacttcatcATCGCCATGTTCCGAATTGTTACCATGTGCAGTAGCAGATTTCCGTTGTCTCTTCCTATTTTGACTCTTGGTAGCAACTTTTTCCGTGCTAGTTGCATCAGATTtggccttttcttttccagtCTTCTCTGCATCTGCTTTGGGCTTAGCATTACTTCCCTGTCCCTTCTGTTTTTTTCCTGCTTTAGCATTCAAATCAACTCCACCAGATCTATCCTGGGATTTCTTAACAGAACCTTGCTTATTTTCTGCAGCAGGTTTCGAGGGTCCTGACTCAGGAGCTACTTTTTTCTGAGGAACGTTCATTTGGTGAAATGTTGGAGGAATAGTTTGGTTATTCAAATCATGAGAGATAAATCCTCTACCACAATTTTGGCAGCGCAACATTTTACTAAGATAACATTTGAGGTACTGATACCTCACATTACAAAATGGGCAGCAAGTCCAAAAAGCCTGCTGTGCCGGTGGTTGTGGTGGCTTAAAAGAATTCCCTCCAGGGTAATGTGAGAAAGGACCACTTGAGTAACCATTTGCAGTTCCTCTCTCTTGCTTGTTTACAGCCGTGTATCCATTCTGCTGATCATGAGATGACTTCGCAGGTGCAATATTTCTTCTTGCAGCTCCGTACTTCAAGTCGTATAACTTTCGTTTCGACTGATCAGAAAGGAGTCTGTTGGCTTCACCAACAAGTTTGAAAGCAGCTTCCGCACCAGCAAACTTGTTCTTATCAGGGTGGAGTAACAGTGCAAGCTTCCTGTATTGCTTTTTAATAATTGCTTCGTCCGCTGATTGTTCAATTTGAAGAATCCCATACCAATCATTTTCGGCTCCATACATTCTATTCTGTGCTGAACAGTGAATCTCACATACTGTTAGCAATTGAGTAATATTGTCAAGCGTAGGAAAGAGTCGTTGTGCTGTCTGAGCCATCTTCCTTGCCCCAATAAAATCGCTGATTTCCAGCTTTGTTTCAGCAATTTTCATAGCCTTGATGGCCTCCTCCTTGTTGCACTCCATTACTACCACGTTCAAGCATTAACCACTTAAAATGTCAAACACAGAAGACACAGGATGAATGAGTTCTTCTACTCATGCTGCTGACTGTCCATCAGCACCAAAAGTCCATAGCCTCAATCTGCACTAATGTAAGCAAGTACACTTATACTAAAATTCTTTGGACGTTCTAAGAATAAGGTATACTCTACTTCATGATTTGAAATGCAGACAAAAAATCAAGCTTTGAACAGGGAGAATCTTACCAACATAACAATCGAACAGGCTGAACCAACTTGAAGCAAGTCAGTTAAATAAGTAAATGGAGCATGAACATCGCAACTTAAACAAAGGGATTGAAGCTACAACATCCAGGAGTGCAAAGAATCTTAATCCTTGAAATTAATGTCTGCAAGTacaattcaaatatcaatatcaagaaaaaaagagaaaaatcagAACAGGCAGGTgaatggaaaatgaaagagcaagaaggagaaaatagaaatacaagcaaataatgaaatttgaacTCCTAAACAATCATAAGCATTATCCTTTCCATCTGAATTGGAGGCTATTAATTTGTCTCATTTTGTGggactcttttcttttgtaggcTCTCTTTTGTATGCCCTtgtattaattcttttatttcccaATGGAAGTTTGGCTATTCATAAagataaataagtaaaaaataactaGTACACAAAACGTTAACAGATTAAGAATTAAAGAGACTGAAGTGAGGACGTTCAAGCTATAActaagaataagaaaatagtGATTCcgtaaaaaaatatcaaaatttttaaagaagGAATAATAGCCCCCTAAGAACAActatacaaagaaaaaagaagtgagTACTTAAGTGAGTGAGGGAAAGTATGcaagagaaaataaaggaTAAATTCAAGGCCTGCATGTTTCTTCTCtaagaaaacaacaaatttctttttaaaaaaacctcACTTGTCTTCAAGGAAACTCTTATACATATAACATTTCAGTTGATAATACTATATTTCTTTcacattaaaaagaattatttacattcttcCATTCTACATTCAAACAAGATGAAGCCCTTGCAGTTTTTGGACCTTCATACTTAAGCCTCAGATGGAGAGGGCTATTGTACTTCAGCGTGTCCTGTGTTTTGAAAATACCACTTTCAACAAGTgcactaaattattttatatacctTACTGTAAGATAAGTACCCGAGTTctgattgagaaaaatgaaaagaatgtaCATGTCGTACACACTCGCAAATATTTAACTCAACAAAAGTAATCAAATTCTACAGTAGGGACTCAAAGTTTGAAACTACCATCATTAAATGGCACTTCACTCTTACTTTTCTCCCCATTAGCCTTATTTTAATGCTCAAATACACACACCAAATAGAATGGTGTGAAAGAAACAAACCAAGCCaactattatttgtttaagatGTCCTTTTTcctctatttaatttaaatccaaACCCCTAGTTTCCTCTAAAGCAAGTTGCACATAGAAGTTGTTTCAACAATACATTTTACATTCTGAAAATAGTGAATacaatagagaaaaaaaaattccgaAAATTGTACCAAAATGCCTAAAAAACAATTTCGTGTCATTCTTTCTAAATAAGTATGATAAAAACAGAGGAAGGAGAGAAGACGTGAAACCAACtcatattaatgaaaaaaactaCCGTCAATTTGATTACAACAAAATCCCTACGTTAAAAAAACtcttatatacaaaatatgcattgaagattttaaaatgaaatcctATTAATGAATCCAAACCGATTGATTCGCTTTCAAAACTTTAGGGTTTGAATTGATTCAACCCACAAAGTTTAGAAGGTATAAACTAACTATTTTCCCCTTTTAGTAGACACACCATTTCCCAGCTTAGAAAATAACAACTTCCTTTGCGATGAAGAAACTTTCTATCCAGCAgatcaattttgtaaaataataaccATCAGACTATTAACGTACTTGCTAGCTTTCTACTCAgaattcaaaaaaagaaaaaagaaaaaagcagaATTACACAGCCCCAACATCGTAAAATTCTTAAACATCAATCCCCAACTGATCTGCCTATGTGTGTGGCAGTCATATGATGATCATCCAAAATCAAAGCAATTAAACCAATACACGATCTGAGAACAAGCAAAACATGCAACAACTACAAA
This genomic interval carries:
- the LOC101213491 gene encoding uncharacterized protein LOC101213491, which translates into the protein MECNKEEAIKAMKIAETKLEISDFIGARKMAQTAQRLFPTLDNITQLLTVCEIHCSAQNRMYGAENDWYGILQIEQSADEAIIKKQYRKLALLLHPDKNKFAGAEAAFKLVGEANRLLSDQSKRKLYDLKYGAARRNIAPAKSSHDQQNGYTAVNKQERGTANGYSSGPFSHYPGGNSFKPPQPPAQQAFWTCCPFCNVRYQYLKCYLSKMLRCQNCGRGFISHDLNNQTIPPTFHQMNVPQKKVAPESGPSKPAAENKQGSVKKSQDRSGGVDLNAKAGKKQKGQGSNAKPKADAEKTGKEKAKSDATSTEKVATKSQNRKRQRKSATAHGNNSEHGDDEVEVDNVSEKDPGLSRDNCQRRSTRNKRQVSYRKYLNEDDDSLQSPNKSSGTASTDLKEEMKDATSNVEASAKGMKQEVLPPHPEDSPNRKPKCEEVLREGKNGSDKNDNKSKTEIVDTEENGLQGGVHVLVCADPEFSDFDTDKGKDCFAVNQVWAIYDTVDGMPRFYARIRKVFSPEFKLQISWFEPHPDDKGEIEWCDAELPIACGKYTLGGSELTAELPMFSHMVHCPKQGASKSSYFMYPRKGETWALFKDWDIRWSSEPEKHVAFEFEFVEILSDYVEGVGISVAFMDKVKDFVCLFHTTEKHRQNSFKIPPNELYRFSHQIPSVRMTGKERKGVPKGSFELDPAALPPNINDEHVDLNNVKEETNDAPASSGKTDSSHGFKSPKEKVEVIVLDNNEAAKIQKSNLKKSHPNSEVPTTVRKSPRKLNLTESDAQVDKFVPEDNRSRDGSRNGLSTHKESSAIHQNGGTSTPKKHGESSGLRGTTCLRIRKSPRDLSKKNAG